A single window of Dermacentor albipictus isolate Rhodes 1998 colony chromosome 1, USDA_Dalb.pri_finalv2, whole genome shotgun sequence DNA harbors:
- the LOC135900383 gene encoding twist-related protein 2-like gives MPHTPSVFPSAVLEDSCLPSPAADSHYAVLQASYQQSVSHQQHGHVPHVIVQHPVPQLASNGDGCHPRLHQQQQHRLPSPNGVEERSCIGEHLQGIAAKRQRKQHQQHQQQQHQQQQHQQQQHSFKRNDSDGESSSSSSDGSRSRKRPCHSFEELQTQRMLANVRERQRTQSLNEAFASLRKIIPTMPSDKLSKIQTLKLASMYISFLFEVLNSDETESKLSSQCSFIANEHLSYAFSVWRMEGEWSTL, from the coding sequence ATGCCTCACACGCCGAGCGTGTTTCCTTCCGCGGTGCTGGAGGACAGTTGTCTGCCGTCGCCCGCGGCTGATAGCCACTACGCCGTCCTGCAGGCTTCGTATCAGCAAAGCGTATCTCACCAGCAGCACGGTCACGTCCCCCACGTGATCGTCCAGCACCCGGTGCCCCAGCTGGCGTCCAACGGCGACGGGTGTCACCCTCGCCTtcaccaacagcagcagcaccggCTGCCGTCCCCGAACGGCGTCGAAGAGCGATCGTGCATCGGAGAGCATCTGCAGGGCATCGCAGCCAAGCGCCAGCGCAAGCAGCATcagcaacaccagcagcagcaacaccagcagcagcagcaccagcagcaacagcacagTTTCAAGAGGAACGACTCGGACGGCGAgtcctcctcgtcgtcgtcggACGGGTCGCGGTCTCGCAAGCGCCCCTGCCACAGCTTCGAGGAGCTGCAGACGCAGCGCATGCTGGCCAACGTGCGCGAGCGGCAGCGCACGCAGTCGCTCAACGAGGCGTTCGCGTCGCTGCGCAAGATCATCCCGACCATGCCGTCGGACAAGCTGAGCAAGATCCAGACCCTCAAGCTGGCCTCCATGTACATCTCCTTCCTGTTCGAGGTGCTCAACAGCGACGAGACCGAGAGCAAACTGAGCAGCCAGTGCAGCTTCATCGCCAACGAGCACCTCAGCTACGCCTTCTCCGTCTGGAGGATGGAGGGAGAGTGGTCCACGCTCTGA